A region from the Clavibacter sp. A6099 genome encodes:
- a CDS encoding DASS family sodium-coupled anion symporter codes for MTPPPASPGPSSASGTGTDPGPGGAPRDEADPTPDGVATVAAPDADAAPADAAAAASAARRVRRSRAVQVVVIVAVAVGIALVPPPAGVDPRGMHMAGIFVGTVLALILQPLPTAPVALTGLAVAMLTGTMTTDGEALVGFANPTIWLIVASFFIADGFLVTGLGRRIALAFVSRLGGSSLGLAYGMALTDLVLAPATPSNTARAGGVVYPIVASLSRVQGSTPESDASRRRLGSYLALTSVQVNTVTSAMFVTAMAGNPVAQKAAADIGIEVTWGGWALAALVPGLLSLVVVPWAMSRVYPPSLTRTPEAPAHAREELRGLGALSVHERIMAATFVLLLVLWCGGSLLGIPATAAAFGGIAVLLVTGVLKWSHLAANASAWSTLIFFAVLVGMADQLDALGVIDLVGGAVSGSVGGLPWPWAFAVLALVYFFSHYLFASNTAHIVAMYAVFLGAAVATGTPPLFAALVLGFIGNLFGGISHYASGPSGVVFGSGYVTTKEWFRVGFVMAVVLIVIWGVVGTAWMGALGLLA; via the coding sequence ATGACCCCTCCTCCCGCATCCCCCGGCCCCTCGTCCGCATCCGGCACCGGGACGGATCCCGGCCCCGGGGGTGCGCCACGGGACGAGGCGGATCCGACGCCTGACGGGGTCGCGACCGTCGCCGCCCCCGATGCGGATGCCGCCCCCGCCGACGCCGCGGCCGCCGCGTCCGCCGCCCGCCGCGTCCGCCGCTCGCGTGCCGTCCAGGTCGTCGTCATCGTGGCCGTCGCGGTCGGCATCGCGCTCGTCCCGCCGCCCGCCGGGGTAGACCCCCGCGGCATGCACATGGCCGGGATCTTCGTGGGCACGGTCCTCGCGCTGATCCTCCAGCCGCTGCCGACCGCGCCCGTCGCGCTCACCGGCCTCGCGGTCGCGATGCTCACGGGCACCATGACCACCGACGGCGAGGCGCTCGTCGGCTTCGCCAACCCCACCATCTGGCTCATCGTCGCGTCGTTCTTCATCGCCGACGGCTTCCTCGTCACGGGCCTCGGTCGCCGCATCGCGCTCGCGTTCGTGTCGCGGCTCGGCGGATCCAGCCTCGGCCTCGCGTACGGCATGGCGCTCACCGACCTCGTTCTCGCGCCCGCGACGCCGTCGAACACCGCGCGGGCGGGCGGCGTCGTCTACCCGATCGTGGCGTCGCTCAGCCGGGTGCAGGGATCCACCCCCGAGTCGGACGCGTCGCGCCGCCGCCTCGGCTCCTACCTCGCGCTCACGAGCGTGCAGGTCAACACGGTCACGTCCGCCATGTTCGTCACGGCCATGGCCGGCAACCCCGTCGCGCAGAAGGCCGCGGCCGACATCGGCATCGAGGTCACCTGGGGCGGCTGGGCGCTGGCCGCGCTCGTGCCCGGGCTCCTCAGCCTGGTCGTCGTGCCGTGGGCTATGTCGCGCGTCTACCCGCCGAGCCTCACCCGCACGCCCGAGGCACCGGCCCACGCGCGCGAGGAGCTGCGGGGGCTCGGGGCCCTGTCCGTCCACGAGCGGATCATGGCCGCGACCTTCGTGCTGCTCCTCGTGCTCTGGTGCGGCGGATCCCTGCTCGGCATCCCCGCGACGGCCGCGGCCTTCGGCGGCATCGCGGTGCTGCTCGTCACGGGCGTCCTCAAGTGGTCGCACCTGGCCGCGAACGCATCGGCCTGGTCGACGCTCATCTTCTTCGCGGTGCTCGTGGGCATGGCCGACCAGCTCGACGCGCTCGGCGTCATCGACCTCGTGGGCGGCGCCGTCTCCGGATCCGTCGGCGGCCTGCCCTGGCCGTGGGCCTTCGCGGTCCTCGCGCTCGTGTACTTCTTCTCGCACTACCTGTTCGCGTCGAACACGGCCCACATCGTCGCCATGTACGCGGTGTTCCTCGGCGCGGCGGTCGCGACCGGCACGCCGCCGCTGTTCGCCGCGCTCGTGCTCGGCTTCATCGGCAACCTCTTCGGCGGCATCTCGCACTACGCGTCGGGGCCGTCCGGCGTGGTCTTCGGATCCGGCTACGTCACGACGAAGGAGTGGTTCCGCGTCGGCTTCGTGATGGCCGTGGTGCTCATCGTGATCTGGGGCGTCGTCGGCACGGCGTGGATGGGCGCGCTCGGCCTCCTGGCCTGA
- a CDS encoding MFS transporter produces the protein MSTPPETSPIPIPDERQVRGSHFVDLSPLKESPAFARLWAGNAIAGIGSQMTVVAIGLHVYELTGSTGSVALVGVLSLLPMIIAGLYGGMLADAFDRRKVALIASCVAWGSTIVLAALAWTHAETVWSLYALSILNAVAATVIGTSRQAILPRILPPRLLPAASALGGISLGVMVTVGPALAGVLVASVGFQWTYTVDAVLFLAAFTGVLALPRIAPEGEVQRPGLASIRYGLRFLRTAPNIRMSFIVDIIAMTFGQPRVLFPAVGAVVLGGGPVTVGILTAAGAVGSLVSSVLSGSVGRVTRHGRAIRWAIVAYGLSTAGFGVVLLLASKPGMLHGIGSRIEDASIPGIVAASVLLALTGAADNISSIFRNTMLQTAVPDNMRGRLQGIFIVVVTGGPRLGDAYIGIVTLFAYLWVPSLVGGLLIAVVVWILIRALPSFERYDSRNPTP, from the coding sequence GTGAGCACCCCGCCCGAGACCTCCCCCATCCCGATCCCCGACGAGCGGCAGGTGCGCGGCAGCCACTTCGTCGACCTGTCGCCGCTCAAGGAGAGCCCGGCGTTCGCGCGGCTCTGGGCGGGCAACGCCATCGCGGGCATCGGCAGCCAGATGACCGTGGTGGCGATCGGGCTGCACGTGTACGAGCTGACGGGATCCACCGGCTCGGTCGCGCTCGTGGGCGTGCTCTCGCTCCTGCCGATGATCATCGCGGGCCTCTACGGCGGCATGCTCGCGGACGCGTTCGACCGGCGGAAGGTCGCGCTCATCGCGTCGTGCGTGGCGTGGGGGTCGACCATCGTGCTGGCGGCGCTCGCCTGGACGCACGCGGAGACGGTGTGGTCGCTGTACGCGCTGAGCATCCTCAACGCGGTCGCGGCGACGGTGATCGGGACGAGCCGGCAGGCGATCCTCCCCCGCATCCTGCCGCCGCGCCTGCTGCCCGCGGCCAGCGCGCTCGGCGGGATCAGCCTCGGCGTCATGGTCACGGTCGGGCCGGCGCTCGCGGGCGTGCTCGTCGCGTCGGTCGGGTTCCAGTGGACCTACACGGTCGACGCCGTGCTCTTCCTCGCGGCGTTCACCGGCGTGCTCGCGCTGCCGCGGATCGCGCCCGAGGGCGAGGTGCAGCGGCCGGGGCTGGCGTCCATCAGGTACGGGCTCAGGTTCCTGAGGACCGCGCCGAACATCCGCATGTCGTTCATCGTCGACATCATCGCCATGACGTTCGGGCAGCCGCGCGTGCTGTTCCCGGCCGTCGGCGCGGTCGTGCTCGGCGGCGGACCCGTGACCGTCGGGATCCTCACGGCGGCCGGCGCGGTCGGCAGCCTCGTGAGCAGCGTGCTGAGCGGATCCGTCGGCCGGGTCACGCGCCACGGCAGGGCCATCCGCTGGGCCATCGTCGCGTACGGGCTCTCCACCGCGGGCTTCGGGGTCGTGCTGCTCCTCGCGTCGAAGCCGGGCATGCTGCACGGGATCGGGTCGCGCATCGAGGACGCGAGCATCCCGGGCATCGTCGCGGCCTCCGTGCTGCTCGCGCTCACGGGCGCGGCCGACAACATCTCCTCGATCTTCCGCAACACCATGCTGCAGACCGCGGTGCCCGACAACATGCGCGGGCGGCTGCAGGGCATCTTCATCGTGGTGGTGACGGGCGGGCCGCGGCTCGGCGACGCGTACATCGGCATCGTCACGCTGTTCGCGTACCTGTGGGTGCCGTCGCTCGTGGGCGGGCTGCTGATCGCGGTGGTGGTGTGGATCCTGATCCGCGCGCTGCCGTCCTTCGAGCGCTACGACTCCCGGAACCCGACGCCGTGA
- a CDS encoding adenine phosphoribosyltransferase, whose product MPETPASDLVRSLLLTVPDFPQPGILFRDLTPVLADGAGLRAVVDDLVAAGGPVDAVAGVEARGFLLAAAAAYASGVGTLAVRKAGKLPGEVLRETYALEYGEAAIELHPGQLAPGSRVLLLDDVLATGGTLEAAARLLERAGYEVAGIGVVLELADLGGRARLAGHDVHAILSL is encoded by the coding sequence GTGCCCGAGACCCCCGCATCCGACCTCGTCCGCTCCCTCCTGCTCACCGTCCCCGACTTCCCGCAGCCGGGGATCCTGTTCCGCGACCTCACGCCCGTGCTCGCCGACGGCGCCGGCCTCCGCGCCGTGGTCGACGACCTCGTGGCCGCAGGCGGACCGGTCGACGCCGTCGCGGGCGTCGAGGCGCGCGGCTTCCTGCTCGCGGCGGCCGCCGCCTACGCGTCCGGCGTCGGCACGCTCGCGGTGCGCAAGGCAGGCAAGCTGCCCGGCGAGGTGCTCCGCGAGACCTACGCGCTCGAGTACGGCGAGGCGGCCATCGAGCTCCACCCGGGCCAGCTGGCGCCCGGATCCCGCGTGCTGCTCCTCGACGACGTCCTCGCCACCGGCGGCACCCTCGAGGCGGCCGCGCGCCTGCTGGAGCGCGCCGGCTACGAGGTCGCCGGGATCGGCGTGGTGCTGGAGCTCGCGGACCTCGGCGGCCGCGCGCGCCTGGCCGGCCACGACGTGCACGCGATCCTCTCGCTCTGA
- a CDS encoding VanZ family protein produces the protein MLLRHPVLGTATALYLGLVAWITLSPEPYDRRIDGYLFRALRALHRHDGTSWITYSAVEGAANVAMFVPVGMFLVLLLGRSRWWLAIALGVGLSALIETAQAFLPTRVSDVRDIVHNGLGALVGVVVVLILTARSENARRRALRRRPQPVTTGPQRLVGTRR, from the coding sequence ATGCTCCTCCGCCACCCCGTCCTCGGAACCGCGACGGCCCTGTACCTCGGCCTGGTCGCGTGGATCACGCTGTCGCCGGAGCCCTACGACCGCCGCATCGACGGCTACCTCTTCCGCGCCCTCCGCGCGCTCCACCGGCACGACGGCACCTCGTGGATCACGTACTCCGCCGTCGAGGGCGCCGCCAACGTCGCGATGTTCGTGCCCGTCGGCATGTTCCTCGTGCTGCTCCTCGGCCGGTCGCGCTGGTGGCTCGCGATCGCGCTCGGCGTCGGCCTCTCGGCGCTGATCGAGACCGCGCAGGCGTTCCTGCCCACCCGCGTCTCCGACGTCCGCGACATCGTGCACAACGGCCTCGGCGCCCTCGTCGGCGTCGTGGTGGTCCTGATCCTCACGGCCCGCTCCGAGAACGCCCGCCGCCGCGCGCTCCGCCGGCGCCCGCAGCCAGTTACCACGGGCCCGCAGCGCCTCGTCGGCACGCGCCGCTGA
- a CDS encoding cobalamin-independent methionine synthase II family protein, with the protein MLDSTDRIQTSHAGSLPRTDALIAANAARADSRKAVLVGGDASAAPAPAPADDGLDAVLADAVDGLVARQREVGITVPGDGEYGKAMSSAIDYGAWWSYSFQRLSGLELVPGGPFSSEPVRSSPGDVRLTTFPDRRDWTIFADAYRDPSSGITVGDAPIEFPSATGPVSYTGHAAIQADIAHLKHALDANGYEEGFITSLSPGSASRIGNLHYATEEEFIWACADAMREEYVAIIDAGLVLQIDDPSIAENWDQINPEPSVEDYLAFTRIRVEALNHALRGLPQERIRFHLCWGSWHGPHTTDIEFRHLVRTMLEIDAGAYSFEGANARHEHEWRVWEDVELPDGKLIVPGVVGHATNVVEHPELVADRIERYARLVGRERVIASTDCGLGGRIHPQIAWAKLESLAQGAEIATRRLWS; encoded by the coding sequence ATGCTCGACAGCACCGACCGGATCCAGACGTCCCACGCCGGCAGCCTGCCGCGGACGGACGCGCTCATCGCCGCCAACGCGGCGCGCGCCGACAGCAGGAAGGCCGTGCTCGTCGGCGGCGACGCATCGGCCGCGCCGGCCCCCGCCCCGGCCGACGACGGCCTCGACGCCGTGCTCGCCGACGCGGTCGACGGCCTCGTCGCCCGCCAGCGCGAGGTCGGGATCACCGTGCCGGGCGACGGCGAGTACGGCAAGGCCATGTCGAGCGCGATCGACTACGGCGCCTGGTGGTCGTACTCGTTCCAGCGCCTGAGCGGGCTCGAGCTCGTGCCGGGCGGCCCGTTCTCCTCGGAGCCCGTGCGCAGCTCGCCCGGGGACGTGCGGCTGACGACCTTCCCCGACCGCCGCGACTGGACGATCTTCGCCGACGCCTACCGGGATCCGTCGAGCGGCATCACCGTGGGCGACGCGCCCATCGAGTTCCCGAGCGCCACCGGGCCCGTCTCCTACACGGGGCACGCCGCGATCCAGGCCGACATCGCGCACCTGAAGCACGCCCTCGACGCGAACGGGTACGAGGAGGGCTTCATCACCTCCCTCTCCCCCGGCAGCGCCTCGCGCATCGGCAACCTGCACTACGCGACCGAGGAGGAGTTCATCTGGGCCTGCGCGGACGCGATGCGCGAGGAGTACGTCGCGATCATCGACGCGGGGCTAGTGCTGCAGATCGACGACCCGTCCATCGCGGAGAACTGGGACCAGATCAACCCGGAGCCGAGCGTGGAGGACTACCTGGCGTTCACGCGGATCCGCGTGGAGGCGCTCAACCACGCGCTGCGCGGGCTGCCACAGGAGCGGATCCGCTTCCACCTCTGTTGGGGCTCGTGGCACGGGCCGCACACGACCGACATCGAGTTCCGGCACCTGGTGCGGACGATGCTCGAGATCGACGCGGGCGCGTACTCGTTCGAGGGCGCGAACGCGCGGCACGAGCACGAGTGGCGCGTGTGGGAGGACGTGGAGCTGCCCGACGGGAAGCTCATCGTGCCGGGCGTGGTCGGGCACGCGACCAACGTGGTCGAGCACCCGGAGCTCGTGGCCGACCGGATCGAGCGCTACGCGCGGCTCGTGGGCCGGGAGCGCGTGATCGCGTCGACCGACTGCGGGCTCGGCGGGCGGATCCACCCGCAGATCGCGTGGGCGAAGCTCGAGAGCCTGGCGCAGGGCGCGGAGATCGCGACCCGGCGGCTCTGGAGCTGA
- a CDS encoding HelD family protein, producing the protein MAGTELERERAYVTRLYGRLDAVRAETRDQLTAVRDSPTGGTHQNRSERDAFARIYEDRLQALREVDERLVFGRLEFEDGHLPEDEPHDGAPARAVGDGDPVYRYIGRIGLRDDDLQPLLLDWRVPQASAFYQATAATPLGARARRHLTTHGREVVHVEDEVFDPTLLDEGRTSLQGEGALLAALAAGRTGRMNDIVATIQAEQDRIIRSDLRGVLVVQGGPGTGKTAVALHRAAYLLYSHRDRLASSGVLVVGPSHSFLQYIEAVLPSLGETGVVLASVGQLYPGIDAAGEDAPEVAAVKGSAEMAGLLQRAVRSRQVVPTEAVTLDVNGERIVLEPSLVANALRRAQDSRKPHNEARVVFNKAALGSLAQVLASQMRRNGSALDDSDLAMLREDLRTSYDVKVALNTAWLPLTPEKLIQDLFARPNWLASLTPRWSPERRALLRRDRDAPFTIADVPLLDEAAELLGEFSAQADASAREREQQRLRDIENAEQAIENMGVGGMVTAERLAEGFAEQAARRTTAERAASDRTWTYGHIVVDEAQELSPMQWRVLLRRCPLRSFTIVGDVAQASSAVGVTSWQDALGPVLGREWRLEELTVNYRTPARIAEAAERMAIAHGLPVTRSRAVREGDHPIDTVEVAADEVVSAVVDVVDEEREGGDQGTLAVIARDDRVEELHRALAERFGSAVGIGVGGLGRPIAVLGSQEAKGLEFDVVVIAEPDEILAHTSRGAAGLYVAMTRPTQRLHIVTSTSFAA; encoded by the coding sequence GTGGCCGGTACGGAGCTGGAGCGCGAGCGGGCGTACGTCACCCGCCTCTACGGACGACTCGACGCGGTGCGGGCCGAGACCCGTGATCAGCTGACGGCGGTGCGGGACAGCCCCACCGGCGGAACGCACCAGAACCGCTCCGAGCGCGACGCGTTCGCCCGCATCTACGAGGACCGCCTGCAGGCGCTCCGCGAGGTCGACGAGCGCCTCGTCTTCGGCCGCCTCGAGTTCGAGGACGGCCACCTGCCGGAGGACGAGCCGCACGACGGTGCTCCCGCGCGGGCCGTCGGCGACGGGGATCCCGTCTACCGGTACATCGGCCGCATCGGCCTTCGTGACGACGACCTCCAGCCGCTGCTGCTCGACTGGCGCGTGCCCCAGGCGAGCGCCTTCTACCAGGCCACCGCCGCGACCCCGCTCGGCGCCCGCGCCCGCCGCCACCTCACGACGCACGGCCGCGAGGTCGTGCACGTCGAGGACGAGGTGTTCGACCCCACGCTCCTCGACGAGGGCCGCACCAGCCTCCAGGGCGAGGGCGCGCTGCTCGCCGCGCTCGCCGCGGGGCGCACCGGCCGGATGAACGACATCGTCGCCACCATCCAGGCCGAGCAGGACCGCATCATCCGCTCCGACCTCCGCGGCGTGCTCGTCGTGCAGGGCGGGCCGGGCACCGGCAAGACCGCGGTCGCGCTGCACCGCGCGGCGTACCTCCTCTACTCGCACCGCGACCGGCTCGCGTCCTCGGGCGTGCTCGTCGTCGGGCCGAGCCACTCCTTCCTCCAGTACATCGAGGCCGTGCTGCCGTCGCTCGGCGAGACGGGCGTCGTGCTCGCCAGCGTCGGGCAGCTCTACCCGGGCATCGACGCCGCGGGGGAGGACGCGCCCGAGGTCGCGGCCGTGAAGGGATCCGCCGAGATGGCCGGGCTCCTGCAGCGCGCCGTGCGCTCGCGGCAGGTCGTCCCGACCGAGGCCGTCACGCTCGACGTCAACGGCGAGCGCATCGTGCTCGAGCCGTCGCTCGTCGCGAACGCGCTCCGCCGCGCGCAGGACAGCAGGAAGCCGCACAACGAGGCGCGCGTGGTCTTCAACAAGGCCGCCCTCGGATCCCTCGCCCAGGTCCTCGCGTCGCAGATGCGCCGCAACGGCAGCGCCCTCGACGACAGCGACCTCGCCATGCTCCGCGAGGACCTCCGCACCTCGTACGACGTGAAGGTCGCGCTCAACACCGCGTGGCTGCCGCTCACCCCCGAGAAGCTGATCCAGGACCTCTTCGCGCGCCCGAACTGGCTCGCCTCGCTCACACCGCGCTGGAGCCCGGAGCGGCGCGCGCTCCTCCGCCGCGACCGCGACGCGCCCTTCACGATCGCCGACGTGCCGCTGCTCGACGAGGCGGCCGAGCTCCTCGGCGAGTTCAGCGCGCAGGCCGACGCGAGCGCCCGCGAGCGCGAGCAGCAGCGCCTCCGCGACATCGAGAACGCCGAGCAGGCCATCGAGAACATGGGCGTCGGCGGCATGGTCACGGCCGAGCGCCTCGCCGAGGGCTTCGCCGAGCAGGCCGCGCGGCGCACGACCGCGGAGCGCGCCGCATCCGACCGCACCTGGACCTACGGCCACATCGTGGTCGACGAGGCGCAGGAGCTCAGCCCCATGCAGTGGCGCGTGCTCCTCCGCCGCTGCCCGCTCCGCTCCTTCACGATCGTGGGCGACGTCGCGCAGGCGAGCTCCGCGGTCGGCGTCACGAGCTGGCAGGACGCGCTCGGGCCGGTGCTCGGCCGCGAGTGGCGCCTCGAGGAGCTCACCGTCAACTACCGCACGCCCGCCCGGATCGCCGAGGCGGCCGAGCGCATGGCCATCGCGCACGGCCTCCCGGTCACGCGCTCGCGCGCCGTCCGCGAGGGCGACCACCCCATCGACACGGTCGAGGTCGCGGCCGACGAGGTCGTCTCCGCCGTCGTCGACGTCGTGGACGAGGAGCGCGAGGGCGGCGACCAGGGCACGCTCGCGGTCATCGCGCGCGACGACCGCGTCGAGGAGCTGCACCGCGCGCTCGCCGAGCGGTTCGGATCCGCGGTCGGCATCGGCGTGGGCGGCCTCGGCCGGCCCATCGCCGTGCTCGGCTCGCAGGAGGCCAAGGGCCTGGAGTTCGACGTCGTCGTCATCGCGGAGCCCGACGAGATCCTCGCGCACACCTCGCGCGGCGCCGCCGGCCTCTACGTCGCGATGACGCGGCCGACGCAGCGCCTGCACATCGTCACGTCCACGAGCTTCGCCGCCTGA
- a CDS encoding aldo/keto reductase: MTTIPTLELSDGNRIPAIGLGTYGLDDDAGAELVSGAIGAGYRLLDTALNYGNEAAVGEGMRRSGVPREELFLTTKLPGRHHGYDETLASFEESRASLGVDYVDLYLIHWPNPSVDRYVDSWRAFVELKERGLVRSIGVSNFTPAHLTRLHDETGVLPVVNQVELHPTFAQADLRAFHAEHGIVTESWSPLGTREQLMQDPAVVAAAEAHGVTPTQAVLRWHVQSGALPIPRSTDPERQRQNLDVFGFELTEEEVRAIGSGPQSRLWDGDPDTHEEM, encoded by the coding sequence ATGACCACGATCCCCACACTGGAACTGTCCGACGGGAACCGCATCCCGGCCATCGGCCTCGGCACGTACGGGTTGGACGACGACGCGGGCGCCGAGCTCGTCTCCGGCGCGATCGGTGCCGGCTACCGCCTGCTCGACACGGCCCTCAACTACGGCAACGAGGCCGCGGTGGGCGAGGGGATGCGCCGCTCCGGCGTCCCCCGCGAGGAGCTCTTCCTCACCACCAAGCTGCCCGGCCGCCACCACGGCTACGACGAGACGCTCGCGTCCTTCGAGGAGTCGCGCGCGTCGCTCGGCGTCGACTACGTGGACCTGTACCTCATCCACTGGCCGAACCCGAGCGTCGACAGGTACGTCGACAGCTGGCGCGCGTTCGTCGAGCTGAAGGAGCGCGGCCTCGTCCGGTCCATCGGCGTCTCGAACTTCACGCCCGCGCACCTCACGCGCCTGCATGACGAGACGGGCGTGCTGCCCGTCGTCAACCAGGTGGAGCTGCACCCGACGTTCGCGCAGGCGGATCTCCGCGCCTTCCACGCCGAGCACGGCATCGTGACGGAGAGCTGGTCCCCGCTCGGCACGCGCGAGCAGCTCATGCAGGACCCGGCCGTCGTCGCCGCCGCCGAGGCGCACGGCGTCACCCCGACGCAGGCCGTGCTCCGCTGGCACGTCCAGTCGGGCGCGCTGCCGATCCCGCGGTCGACGGATCCCGAGCGCCAGCGCCAGAACCTCGACGTCTTCGGGTTCGAGCTCACCGAGGAGGAGGTGCGCGCGATCGGCTCCGGTCCGCAGTCGCGCCTCTGGGACGGCGACCCGGACACGCACGAGGAGATGTAG
- a CDS encoding M50 family metallopeptidase, which yields MDPVEIVRDVVARATAVEAPLDAGPALVAVALAAVLVLLPAAWRLTRHAVTIVHEGGHGLAATLSGRRLAGIRLHSDTSGLTVSVGRPRGPGMVITLLAGYPAPALAGLGAAWLAGSGRSAAVLWLWLLLLALVVIQVRNWFGLWSCLVAGVVVGVVAGAAPIVVQGVAAHALALFLLLGALRATLELQRSRSRRGGGASDADQLGRLTHLPGILWVGVLVVVAAACLVAGVVLLGIPALLGR from the coding sequence TTGGACCCCGTCGAGATCGTCCGCGACGTCGTCGCGCGCGCGACCGCCGTCGAGGCGCCGCTCGATGCGGGACCCGCGCTCGTCGCCGTCGCGCTCGCCGCGGTGCTCGTACTCCTGCCCGCCGCGTGGCGGCTCACCCGGCACGCGGTGACGATCGTGCACGAGGGCGGCCACGGCCTCGCGGCGACGCTGAGCGGACGGCGGCTCGCGGGGATCCGGCTGCACTCGGACACCTCGGGCCTCACCGTGAGCGTCGGCCGACCGCGCGGGCCCGGCATGGTGATCACGCTGCTGGCGGGCTACCCCGCGCCGGCGCTCGCGGGGCTGGGTGCCGCCTGGCTCGCAGGATCCGGTCGCTCGGCGGCCGTCCTGTGGCTCTGGCTGCTGCTGCTCGCCCTCGTCGTGATCCAGGTGCGCAACTGGTTCGGACTGTGGTCGTGCCTCGTCGCCGGCGTCGTGGTCGGCGTGGTGGCGGGCGCGGCCCCGATCGTCGTGCAGGGCGTCGCGGCGCACGCCCTCGCGCTGTTCTTGCTGCTCGGCGCGCTGCGGGCGACGCTCGAGCTGCAGCGGTCGCGGTCCCGACGGGGCGGCGGCGCGTCCGACGCGGACCAGCTCGGGCGGCTGACGCACCTGCCGGGGATCCTGTGGGTCGGCGTGCTCGTCGTCGTCGCGGCCGCGTGCCTCGTCGCGGGCGTCGTGCTGCTCGGGATCCCGGCGTTGCTCGGGCGCTGA
- the rpsO gene encoding 30S ribosomal protein S15, whose protein sequence is MALEADVKKAIIDEYATHPGDTGSPEVQIALLTKRITGLTEHLKEHKHDHHTRRGLLLLVGQRRRLLGYLSNVDIERYRALIARLGIRR, encoded by the coding sequence ATGGCTCTGGAAGCAGACGTCAAGAAGGCGATCATCGACGAGTACGCGACCCACCCCGGTGACACCGGATCCCCCGAGGTGCAGATCGCGCTCCTCACCAAGCGGATCACGGGCCTCACCGAGCACCTCAAGGAGCACAAGCACGACCACCACACGCGTCGTGGCCTGCTCCTCCTGGTCGGCCAGCGTCGTCGTCTCCTCGGCTACCTGTCCAACGTCGACATCGAGCGCTACCGCGCCCTGATCGCGCGCCTGGGCATCCGTCGCTGA
- a CDS encoding signal peptidase II, whose protein sequence is MTTAPAAARRPRTSRPVVVALAVVVVVVGFVLDQLSKRWAVDALGGGETIPLFPTARFALVYNPGVSFGMGAEVGPLLTVGIMALALGLAVWVGWQIRHRASLLQVLLLSAVLAGALGNLFDRITRAEDGPLSGHVVDFIAVEWFAVFNVADILTVCGMIAWALTTVFGRDHVADAREAAAEAEADDAAVASAPDTGSAPTDRA, encoded by the coding sequence CCGCCGCCGCACGCCGTCCCCGCACCTCCCGCCCCGTCGTCGTGGCGCTCGCGGTCGTCGTGGTGGTCGTCGGGTTCGTCCTCGACCAGCTCAGCAAGCGCTGGGCCGTCGACGCCCTCGGCGGCGGCGAGACCATCCCGCTGTTCCCGACAGCGCGCTTCGCTCTCGTCTACAACCCGGGCGTCTCCTTCGGCATGGGCGCCGAGGTGGGGCCGCTGCTCACCGTCGGGATCATGGCGCTCGCGCTCGGCCTCGCGGTGTGGGTCGGGTGGCAGATCCGGCACCGCGCGTCGCTCCTGCAGGTGCTGCTGCTCTCGGCCGTGCTCGCGGGCGCGCTCGGCAACCTCTTCGACCGGATCACGCGCGCGGAGGACGGCCCGCTGTCCGGCCACGTGGTCGACTTCATCGCCGTCGAGTGGTTCGCCGTGTTCAACGTGGCCGACATCCTCACCGTCTGCGGCATGATCGCGTGGGCCCTCACGACCGTGTTCGGGCGCGACCACGTGGCCGACGCGCGCGAGGCGGCTGCCGAGGCGGAGGCGGACGACGCGGCCGTCGCCTCGGCCCCCGACACCGGATCCGCGCCCACCGACCGCGCCTGA
- a CDS encoding HNH endonuclease family protein, whose protein sequence is MTRRRKTPVLVTLAALVLVIVAGLVQWRGDQGAGTAGAGGGSATGLGAEPGSTGSARLALDGLEVRADGRVDGYDRESFAWRTDVDRNGCDTRNDVLRRDLADAEIRGGTRGCVVQAGVLEDPYSGARVSFDRSRDPEAVQIDHVVSLSDAWSSGAWRWDAEYRAAFANDPLELVAASAAENNAKSDATSDEWLPEDPADACALVVRQVSIKVRTELSVTRAEHDAMARVLDGCGDVPLLSSDDVGWPAPVR, encoded by the coding sequence GTGACGCGGCGGCGGAAGACGCCCGTGCTGGTGACGCTGGCGGCGCTCGTGCTCGTGATCGTCGCGGGTCTCGTGCAGTGGCGCGGGGACCAGGGGGCCGGGACCGCGGGCGCCGGCGGCGGATCCGCGACCGGGCTCGGGGCGGAGCCGGGCTCGACCGGATCCGCGCGTCTCGCCCTCGACGGGCTCGAGGTGCGGGCCGATGGTCGCGTCGACGGCTACGACCGCGAGTCGTTCGCCTGGCGCACCGACGTCGACCGCAACGGCTGCGACACCCGCAACGACGTGCTGCGGCGCGACCTCGCCGACGCGGAGATCCGCGGCGGCACGCGCGGATGCGTCGTGCAGGCGGGCGTGCTGGAGGATCCGTACTCGGGGGCACGGGTGTCGTTCGACCGGTCGCGCGACCCGGAGGCGGTGCAGATCGACCACGTCGTGTCGCTGTCGGACGCGTGGTCGTCGGGCGCATGGCGCTGGGACGCCGAGTACCGCGCGGCGTTCGCGAACGATCCGCTGGAGCTGGTCGCCGCGTCCGCCGCGGAGAACAACGCCAAGTCCGACGCGACGTCCGACGAGTGGCTGCCCGAGGATCCGGCCGACGCGTGCGCGCTCGTGGTGCGGCAGGTGTCGATCAAGGTGCGCACCGAGCTCAGCGTGACGCGCGCCGAGCACGACGCGATGGCGCGCGTGCTCGACGGGTGCGGCGACGTGCCGCTCCTCAGCTCCGACGACGTGGGCTGGCCGGCGCCGGTGCGCTGA